ACCAGGACCGCAGATACTTTCACGTCTCCGACGCAGCCGCGGAATTGCTGGGCTATGAGCGTGAAGAACTGCTGGGGCGGAAAATCGACGACATTACTGTGCCGGAGGTGGACGTGCCGGGCAAGTTCGCGGCCTACGTTCGCGATGGAGTGCAGAACGGAATTATCAGCTTGCGGCATAAGACCGGCGGAGTGGTGACGGTGCGTTATGCCGCCAGGGTGCTGGAGGACGGATGCATGGTGTCACGTCTGACCAGGGTTTATAACAACGCGGCGTAGCGCGATCGGCAGCGCAACGATCTCGCAAAAGGAAAGCCCGGTCGATGGCGACCGGGCTGAAGTTTTTGCGAACCGGTTTCAGAGCGAGCTCATATTGGCGAGGAACTGGCCGTTGCTCTGGGTCTTGCTGAGCTTGTCAATGAGAAGCTCCATCGCCTCCACCGGTGACAACGGGTTCAGCACCTTGCGCAGCACCCAGATACGCGCCAAATCTTCCTTGGGAATCAGCAGCTCTTCCTTGCGGGTGCCGGAGCGTTGGATGTCGATGGCCGGGAAGGTTCGCTTGTCCACCAGCTTGCGGTCGAGAATGATTTCGCAGTTGCCGGTGCCCTTGAACTCTTCGAAGATCACATCGTCCATGCGCGATCCGGTATCGACCAGCGCGGTGGCGATGATGGTGAGCGAACCGCCCTCTTCGATGTTGCGGGCGGCGCCAAAGAAGCGCTTCGGACGCTGCAAGGCGTTGGAGTCCACGCCGCCGGAAAGGACCTTGCCGGAAGGCGGAACGATGGTGTTGTAGGCGCGGGCCAGACGGGTGATGGAGTCGAGCAGGATGACGTCGTCGCGCTTGTGCTCGACCAGGCGCTTGGCCTTTTCGATCACCATCTCGGTGACCTGCACGTGGCGGGCGGCGGGCTCGTCAAAGGTGGAGCTGATCACCTCGCCCTTAACGGAGCGCTGCATGTCGGTGACTTCTTCCGGGCGCTCGTCGATGAGCAGGACGATCAGAACGATTTCCGGATGATTGGTGGTGATGCTGTTGGCGACGTTCTGCAACAGCATGGTCTTGCCGGTGCGCGGCGGAGAAACAATCAGGCCGCGTTGTCCTTTGCCCAGTGGTGTCAACAGATCCATGACGCGGGCGGAGATGTTGTCCTTGACCGTCTCCAGCTTGACGCGCTCC
This genomic interval from Terriglobales bacterium contains the following:
- the rho gene encoding transcription termination factor Rho, with protein sequence MTIAELKEKNITELTRIARTLDLPGASGLRKQDLIFKILQAQSEKEGHIFAEGVLEILPDGYGFLRSPDYNYLPGPDDIYVSPSQIRKFDLKTGDTISGQVRPPHEGEKYFALVKIEAVNFESPEEARNKILFDNLTPLYPQERVKLETVKDNISARVMDLLTPLGKGQRGLIVSPPRTGKTMLLQNVANSITTNHPEIVLIVLLIDERPEEVTDMQRSVKGEVISSTFDEPAARHVQVTEMVIEKAKRLVEHKRDDVILLDSITRLARAYNTIVPPSGKVLSGGVDSNALQRPKRFFGAARNIEEGGSLTIIATALVDTGSRMDDVIFEEFKGTGNCEIILDRKLVDKRTFPAIDIQRSGTRKEELLIPKEDLARIWVLRKVLNPLSPVEAMELLIDKLSKTQSNGQFLANMSSL